Proteins found in one Bdellovibrionales bacterium genomic segment:
- a CDS encoding tail fiber domain-containing protein, protein AKLAANAVTTAKILDANVTTAKIADANITMAKLADGSVTSAKILDGTIATADVGNSQITDAKIATMSINKLTSAATQYLTYAPNGTACSNGEVLKKTVNGWECGADVSGGAPSGAAGGSLAGTYPNPTLAASAVTTTEILDGTIAAIDIASNAVTTVKILDGNVTTAKIADANITTAKLADGSVTSAKILDGTIATADVGNSQITDAKIATMSINKLTSAATQYLTYAPNGTACSNGEVLKKTVNGWECGADVSGGAPSGAAGGSLAGTYPNPTLAASAVTTTEILDGTIAAIDIASNAVTTVKILDGNITTAKIADGAVTSAKILDGAIATADIGNAQVTDAKIATMSVNKLTSAATQYFTYAPNGAACSNGQVLKKTANGWECGTDATGTEADTLATVTARGATTSAPTVFSGTLNANSNVYINNNSPTIYLQDTDHRSGMIHMNSNQFYILSGSGTNSTGWATNGSSWPLQIDLTNDNITLGGSTNVAEGTLSVGGNGVWHAGNFNPASYQTALGYTPVNKAGDSMTGSLSVAGTTTSTGALYANGGVVVDGNVVIDDGAGWHRTYGATGWFNGTYSGGWFMNDTTWIRSYGGKSVLLDAGINVTGVNATDGAYAIRGTTSNTGGGGVIGYSQNSAVYGILGHANAYAFYGAGAGYLSGTLNAGGLQVGGNAVWHAGNFNPSSYQTALGYTPLSNTSTSGQSIAYTSAGGPQVLGSGGGASMLSFHRPGSYAINFGLDTDNQLKVGGWSMGGNAYTLLHTGNFNHVNPNFDQVYMNRLYGPTGAGNFHIDTRSSGAVYIGWFGGNGNTVIGNGAGGPGTIQAGAFYYASDRRLKQNIKLIENPLDKILALEGVSFDWRTDHKHDIGFIAQDVQKVLPDMVQTFTDDKGKETKSVKYGNIVAVVVEAIKEMWAKVTNHDERIEKLESENKELKARLDRLEKMIEQRAPASAKK, encoded by the coding sequence GCCAAATTGGCCGCGAATGCGGTAACTACAGCAAAGATATTGGATGCTAACGTGACGACGGCTAAGATTGCTGATGCGAATATCACCATGGCGAAACTTGCCGATGGATCGGTGACCTCTGCAAAGATTCTCGATGGAACTATAGCCACGGCGGATGTAGGAAATTCTCAAATTACAGATGCAAAAATAGCCACGATGTCTATCAATAAGCTGACGAGTGCGGCGACTCAGTACTTGACCTACGCTCCAAATGGCACAGCTTGCTCTAATGGCGAAGTTTTAAAGAAGACAGTAAATGGTTGGGAGTGCGGAGCGGATGTGAGTGGCGGAGCTCCGAGCGGCGCGGCAGGTGGCTCATTAGCTGGCACATATCCAAATCCAACACTGGCTGCGAGTGCGGTGACGACCACCGAAATTCTTGATGGCACCATTGCAGCCATTGATATTGCATCAAATGCTGTAACGACAGTAAAAATTCTTGATGGCAACGTCACGACCGCGAAAATTGCCGATGCGAATATCACCACGGCGAAACTTGCCGATGGATCGGTGACCTCTGCAAAGATTCTCGATGGAACTATAGCCACGGCGGATGTAGGAAATTCTCAAATTACAGATGCAAAAATAGCCACGATGTCTATCAATAAGCTGACGAGTGCGGCGACTCAGTACTTGACCTACGCTCCAAATGGCACAGCTTGCTCTAATGGCGAAGTTTTAAAGAAGACAGTAAATGGTTGGGAGTGCGGAGCGGATGTGAGTGGCGGAGCTCCGAGCGGCGCGGCAGGTGGCTCATTAGCAGGCACATATCCAAATCCAACATTGGCCGCGAGTGCGGTGACGACCACCGAAATTCTCGATGGCACTATTGCAGCCATTGATATTGCATCAAATGCTGTAACGACAGTAAAAATTCTTGATGGAAATATCACAACAGCAAAAATTGCTGATGGTGCGGTGACTTCAGCGAAAATCCTCGATGGTGCAATTGCGACTGCGGATATCGGAAACGCTCAAGTTACAGATGCGAAAATAGCTACGATGTCCGTCAATAAGCTGACGAGCGCGGCGACTCAATACTTCACCTACGCTCCAAATGGGGCAGCTTGCTCCAACGGTCAAGTGCTCAAGAAAACTGCGAATGGCTGGGAGTGTGGTACAGATGCGACAGGGACCGAGGCCGATACCTTAGCGACAGTAACCGCTCGGGGCGCGACCACTTCGGCGCCCACGGTTTTTTCGGGAACCCTGAACGCGAATTCAAACGTCTACATTAACAATAACTCGCCGACCATCTACTTACAAGATACGGATCATCGATCGGGTATGATCCACATGAATTCGAACCAGTTTTATATTTTATCAGGATCTGGAACAAATTCTACGGGCTGGGCAACAAATGGTTCGAGCTGGCCTCTCCAGATTGATTTAACTAACGATAACATTACGCTCGGGGGATCTACGAATGTCGCCGAGGGAACTCTCTCTGTGGGCGGAAACGGTGTTTGGCACGCAGGTAACTTTAATCCAGCCTCTTATCAGACGGCGCTAGGTTATACGCCTGTCAATAAAGCGGGTGACTCGATGACGGGAAGCTTGTCGGTTGCAGGTACAACCACTTCGACGGGTGCGCTCTATGCGAACGGTGGAGTTGTTGTAGATGGGAATGTGGTGATTGATGACGGAGCCGGTTGGCACCGCACTTACGGAGCTACAGGTTGGTTCAACGGCACTTATAGTGGCGGTTGGTTTATGAATGATACAACGTGGATTCGAAGTTATGGCGGTAAGAGTGTTTTGTTAGATGCCGGCATTAACGTAACTGGTGTGAACGCTACCGATGGAGCTTATGCGATTCGCGGAACAACTTCCAATACAGGTGGCGGCGGAGTGATCGGTTATAGTCAAAACTCTGCCGTTTACGGAATACTTGGTCATGCCAATGCTTACGCGTTTTACGGAGCAGGCGCGGGTTACCTTTCAGGGACTTTAAACGCTGGTGGTTTACAAGTGGGAGGAAATGCGGTCTGGCATGCTGGAAACTTTAACCCCTCCTCTTATCAAACGGCTCTGGGATACACGCCGCTTTCGAACACATCGACATCGGGACAATCCATCGCTTACACGAGCGCTGGTGGCCCGCAAGTTCTCGGCAGTGGTGGCGGTGCTTCGATGTTGAGCTTTCATCGTCCGGGTTCTTACGCTATCAATTTCGGGTTAGATACGGACAACCAACTTAAAGTGGGGGGGTGGTCTATGGGCGGTAATGCGTACACCCTCTTACACACAGGAAACTTCAATCATGTTAATCCTAATTTTGACCAAGTTTATATGAATCGTCTCTATGGTCCCACAGGCGCGGGGAACTTTCATATCGACACGAGATCTTCAGGAGCAGTTTATATCGGTTGGTTTGGGGGCAACGGGAATACGGTTATAGGCAACGGAGCTGGTGGCCCAGGGACAATTCAGGCCGGAGCATTTTATTATGCTTCTGATCGAAGGCTTAAACAAAACATAAAGCTCATTGAAAATCCTCTTGATAAAATTTTAGCTCTTGAAGGCGTTTCGTTTGACTGGAGAACTGACCACAAACATGACATTGGTTTTATAGCCCAGGATGTTCAAAAAGTTCTTCCGGATATGGTGCAAACTTTTACTGATGATAAAGGGAAAGAAACAAAAAGTGTGAAGTATGGAAATATTGTAGCGGTCGTCGTTGAGGCGATTAAAGAGATGTGGGCTAAAGTTACAAATCACGACGAAAGAATTGAAAAGCTCGAAAGCGAAAATAAAGAGCTTAAAGCTCGATTAGATCGCCTTGAGAAAATGATCGAGCAGCGCGCCCCGGCCTCAGCTAAAAAATAA
- a CDS encoding DUF1513 domain-containing protein has protein sequence MKLSRRHLLMGSVGSAIGATAIFKLLESVARETAAVHGRFLVSANSPRVEESFNPIHAQSRYLPRLPGSLSLFDVSSSRVSSIDLGCFPHSVVQSPIDPDLAVAIERWNSRAVFVDLKTQSLRGHIDAPEGHYFYGHGVFSHDGQKIYISGVRNSDRLGFLFEVNPQNLIVENQIPTGGYSPHDCLWLDHQSIIVANSGHSGQKPVITVVDSRGMTAPKVYTHDRLEATHLIRLGEGPIICASGFNGGVYPCLYEFNPQSRQISSLGAELAPLIQHLKGEALSLAAFDSQSLFSTVSFSPYLLEWNLKKNSIQVHKTDVIFYNLSAESPGRLLGGEKATGDLYRIEKTQDGKIKTHLIQSRFANASHSRIFI, from the coding sequence ATGAAGCTATCAAGACGTCACCTTTTAATGGGAAGTGTGGGAAGTGCCATCGGCGCCACAGCGATCTTTAAGCTTTTAGAGTCTGTGGCAAGAGAGACTGCAGCTGTTCACGGACGTTTTCTGGTCTCTGCGAATTCGCCGCGGGTGGAAGAAAGTTTTAATCCGATTCATGCTCAGTCGCGATATTTGCCACGCCTGCCGGGGTCCTTAAGTCTCTTTGATGTGTCCAGCAGTCGGGTGTCCTCTATCGATCTGGGGTGTTTTCCTCACTCCGTTGTTCAGTCCCCAATCGATCCTGATTTGGCCGTGGCCATTGAGCGCTGGAATTCAAGGGCGGTCTTTGTCGATTTAAAGACTCAGAGTTTGCGAGGTCACATTGATGCTCCCGAAGGTCATTACTTTTATGGCCACGGCGTTTTCAGTCATGATGGTCAAAAGATCTATATCTCTGGAGTGCGAAACAGTGATCGGTTGGGCTTTTTGTTTGAAGTGAATCCGCAAAATCTCATTGTCGAAAATCAGATTCCCACCGGGGGATATTCTCCGCATGATTGCCTGTGGCTGGATCATCAGAGTATTATTGTCGCCAACTCTGGTCACTCCGGGCAAAAGCCGGTCATTACTGTAGTCGACAGCCGTGGAATGACTGCCCCGAAGGTTTATACCCATGATCGCCTCGAAGCGACGCATTTGATTCGACTCGGTGAGGGTCCGATCATCTGCGCCTCCGGTTTTAATGGAGGAGTTTATCCATGTCTCTACGAATTTAATCCTCAATCGCGACAGATATCCTCGCTCGGTGCAGAGCTGGCTCCGTTGATTCAGCACCTGAAGGGGGAAGCCCTAAGCCTGGCCGCATTCGACTCTCAGTCGCTCTTTTCAACGGTGAGTTTTTCACCTTATCTTTTGGAGTGGAATCTTAAGAAAAACTCGATTCAGGTTCATAAAACAGACGTGATTTTTTATAATCTCTCGGCGGAATCTCCCGGTCGTCTTCTCGGTGGAGAAAAGGCCACCGGTGATCTGTATCGTATCGAGAAAACTCAGGACGGAAAAATAAAGACCCATCTCATTCAGTCCCGATTTGCAAATGCCAGTCACAGTCGAATTTTTATTTAG